The genomic segment AAGTCCAGAATTTCTAGTAAGAAATCATCGTGAAATCAAAAGGAACTAACTCATATTAGTTTTTAATTATCAAGATATTAATAAAATTGTGGAGTTTGATGATTATTTAATGCCTAGTGtagataatttaattaattgcatATATAATGCAAAAATGTactctaaatttgattgtaagtCTGGATTTAATCGGATTCGGATGAAGGAAGAAAATAAGAAATTCAAAGATTTTCAACACATCAAGGTCATTATGTTTGGGATGTATTATCGATGAGTTTGGCTAATGCACCTCAGATATTTCGAAGAAAAATGGATAATATATTcaaagattattttaattttatgtttctTTATACTAATGATGTTTTGATATCATCGAAAGATATGGATGAACatattaaacatttagatattttCTCTAAAGTTTTGTAAAAAAGACTAGTCCTATCCGAAAAGAAGACAATCATATCTACTAGGAAGATTGAATTCTTTATAATAGAAATAGATGAGGCAAGAATATTTATGTAAGAACATATAGTGAAAAAGTGCAGAATTTTCCAGATGAACTAAAAGAGAATAAACAACTTCAAAAGTTCTCAGGAGTTGTTAACTTTGCTGGAATGTTCATTAAGAACCTATCAAAATACTGGAAAATGCTTAGTTCATTACAGAAAAAATATGCAAGATTTATATGGACACAATAACTTACAAAGGGACATAGCCAGCTAAAAGATATTTGTAGAAACCTTCAAAAAATGTTTATCcctcaagatgaagatgaaCTGATATTATATACAGGTACTAATGATCATTGGTGAGCATCAATTCTTACAAAGCTCACAGTAGATAGAGAACATCAATGTAGTTATTGGAGTAAACTATTTTCAGACACAGAAGTCATACAATGATATATCAACGAAAGGAATTATATGCAGGGAAAATGTCTTTTGAAAAATGacaattatttttacttgcaaagaaatttatcTTAAAAGTTGATAATATATAGGTAAAAGTTTTATTGGAAAACATAATAGAATCTAAACCCGAGAAGGCTAGATTACTGAAATGACAAATTTTGtgtcaaaattatattgatatttttattattaaatttcatgaaaatattcttgcaatTTTTTAACAAGAAATGAACAATGCTAATGTCGACCCTTCATGAAACTGCAGAGGAATTTGAGAGAACACCTTTCAATCCGAGTTCAATAAGCTTGTCCTAAATGTAGAAGTTATGGGTAGGCTACAACAAGTTGATTAGAGTACTGTTTCTGAGCGAATAACATGTTGTTTACAGGCTTATACTTAGCTATGATCTGTATTGCAAAATCAGATCATTTAGGCTAttgagaagccattggtttATCAAATAAAGAGTTTTCGAGTGCATGAATCTAGACCTGGAGCAGAGGATTCAAGTACCCTAGCACAAGTGCTAAGTCGGGATCATCATTAGATGAGTCTGCCAAAACAAAAGTTGAAGATCTGGATCATTATCTCAAGCCTTGAAGTCAACCATTCACCTTGATGATTGAAGATAGAGATCAACCTTAGACTTCAAACTGACAAAGGAAAATCTAATATTGGTACTAATGAGCTTATaatttctccatttcaggtATATCAACAGAATATAGAGAAATTGAAAACAAGAATATGCACTAACATAGCCACAAACTGAGTTGATGTAGCAGGAAAGTATCCTAAgatatggatgaaaccaaacTCATATCCCAATGAGGTAAAAATGTTTTATGAATTGAAGATCTTGCATCAGTTTATTTTACATCACACGACTTCCCAAAAATCTCAACACTAAAAAAATGAATCCAGGAAGTTTTTCATGAAACATGagcaaataattattatttgtcAAGATGAGATATTTTGGAGTTTTACTTTTTTAATGAAACATCAGAACCAGCCTGGAAAGGCTCACATGAAGCCTTTCACTTCATAAAGTTGAGAAGACGAAACATGAACATTCAAAAGTTCATCAAGGATCCTTCGGAGAATGAAACATCTCTTATTTCATCATTCACTAAAGACGCCATCTACACTAGACGAGCATGAGGATTATGGATCTGTCTCACAAAGATGGAAAAAGCCAAGtttcaatataatttttatcaaaattctGTAAATTGATCTTTTCTGTTAAATACCATGACATGAAATATATAAGCTTTGCATaggaaatattttaaaagaaaagaaatctccAATGGAACAACAAGCTATCGGAGAGTAAAGAAACTTTTCGGAAATTCTGCAATATGACTCACGTGGGAAGATGGTACAGAAAGAATCTGCCCAGAATGCCCAAACTAGAAAGAGTTAGAATTCGAAAATGTTAAGAGTTGAATTCTGAAAATGTTTTTGGCTCAGATCTAACCGAAAACATATTACAGAGATAAGTTCAAATGGTGAAGGTCCACACAAGTCACGTTTTCCTCGAGGACCATACAAAAGCAAAAGATTCCCCGACATAGATAAATAGTGCATGTGATCCAACCACTTTATTAGTGGAGGATAACCACTCAACCACCACAACTTGAAAAACCACTAACTAGTAGTACATAAAATAAAAGATGTCTACCACAACTTGCAATGCAATTCACAAGTTTAAGTCCGGATTTCAAATTCACCAAGACTTCTATATATATTGAGACAGAAGGAAGATAAATGAATCATTCAACCCttcatttttttcccaaaacaaAATTTGTAATATTCAATTTGTGTGTGTTGTAATTCCGGCTACTATAAGTAGCTAAGCAAGTTTATCATCCTCTAGATGAGGTTATTATGTAGTAATATGttatatgtttgaataaaagaatTAAGGTTTACTGTCCacctcatgtattattttcaaaattaaagttCTTCGCTATACACCATGAGGTAGAAAACGATACAATGTTATGCTAAGTGTTGTTGAAAGAATCTATGTCATATGGCTATGAAAAGCGATCTGTATAACCCGATGGATACAATCCAACGACATTCCGGTCAAAGAcggtaaaatatttaatttattatacgaAAGCATGATAGGCAATTAAAAAAACCTTAATTCATGGTCTATATACCAGAAAttttgtagccctatgtctttagGCATGTTCGATAGGTATAACATTACGTACTGAAAATGAGGTTCAAAGATGATTTTGtaaaatcttaaatataatAGAAAACTTAAACTAATTTTAGATGGACAAGGAGTAAACACTAAATGAAATTAGGTCCGAggatttatttgaaattttctcAAGAACCATCACGTGTGTAAGTAAAGTTGTTATTTCTAAATTCTCACCCAAAATCTATTATATTGTTTTAGATTACAATCaaagatttttgaaaatatttaattaaaacatccgtcatttcaaatttgtcaatatttaaaaattttgattccaAATCTTTCGTTGGATTGTTTACATCCGAACGCAACAAGTAATTATTATGCTTATtttacaatcaagaaaattcctaTTGTAAATTTAATTCGAAAGTAGTTTTCAAACTCGACTTATTCTttgtataattatatttatttattattttgattattttaaaaagagatATATATATTAACTATATTATTATCCTGGGAAACAAAAACTAAAATGACAAATACACTGGGGTACTGTCCTTATGCCATGCACGAGTTTTCTGCCAATTTCGTCGTAGTTAATTTAGCTTGAGGCTTGAGCACATGCCTTAATGCCAACTTTCTCTTATTTGGAAGTAACAATTCCATGATTATCAAAAATGGAATTTTTTTCCCATATCTTGTAATATGGTTTATAGATGAGTGTGTTTTGAATCTGTGTAGCCATATTTTTGTTCCAGTAATTGCAACATTAATAGTTTCAAGTCGATCAGGTTCTGATGTTTTATCATTACCTGATTGGTTTTGCGTTGTAGCGATACGAATCCTTTTATCAAGCATGGTTAGTTTATAGTTACACAGTTATTTAAATTAACCTCGCGAAACTGGATGTTAGTTAGTTAGCCTGGTAGAGCTTAGTTAGTTTAGTTGAACTTTGTAACTTTTGTCATAAACTCTTGTACAAACTGGTTTTTTCAAGGCAGAGAAATATTTTCTCAAAGCTCTGGTTTTTCATCTCCTAACaccttttcttttgtatttgtCTTCTTGATGTTcataaaccaaaaaaaaaaaaaaaaccaatgtCTTAGGCAGCCTTCTTCTGTTAGTTACTCGTTCGGATTTCGTGCGGCGTTTCCTGATCTTGGTAATGATCGATCTTGGTCAATGTCCCACTGGACTGATTTTTTAGATAAAATGCATGGCTAATCTGTTAAGGCTAATTATAGAGTAGATTATGATATGGGCATATGGCATGTAGTAGTTATGCGCTTTTTCCTTATCGCTAATTCTCTTtcgaacaaatattttttagttttctgaaaaaaaatttcccatctttagaaaatatatttgtttcaggGACGATCAAAGTGCAGGACATGATGTCTTTGTGAGGTAATTAACAGGCACAATCTTGGCTTCTTGTTTCTGGTAAGGCGTAAGGGCAATGATAGAATTGGTGCGAAACCTGTTGCTTTGCTCCCAATTTCTTGCATTCCTCTATTATGCTGCTCAAGTTTGTTTAAAAACTACATCTCCTACGTATTCCTTCGTCATTAACATACACTTCAAGTCATGGACATTTTTCGGTCAAAAGTGTACCATATTCATTCATTCCATACTAACCTCAGATGGCCAATGATTTTGTGCCCTTGGATCATCCTGAGGGCAACCATCGAACCTTTCATACGTACCTTATTGGCCAGGCTATACTAACTTCCAAGATGAATTAATGCAATGTACCATTTTCCATGTAAATAGACTAAGTGGATGTTTGTTTCCAGGCACTGTGAAGTCTCAGTAGGAAATTCAATATTTTGACTCATCAGTGAATAAGTGCTTCCTGAATCCTGGTTAAGTTTGAGTTGAAAACATGGAAGGGAAATAATTTCCACATCTTAGCTGCATTACCTTGCCTATCATGTGGTCTTTCagctttcatgcattgcatgtTATAATATTATCCACATCGACTTCTTTAGATAGCTAAATTCTACAGTTCGATGcgattttgtttgtttgtttgtatcTAGCAGAACTTATACATTTGTTATACGTGTATGTGATTTTCTATCGTCGAGGCGCCCCTTCGAACAACTAGCTTATACATACTACTGTTGCAGTTTTATCTCAATACTTGATAAGTAGATATTGTTGTCTTTGGATTTTATAGTCTGCATTATTCATGCATTGCATGTTATAATATTATCCATATCGACTTCTTTAGATAGCTAAATTCTACAGTTCGATGcgattttgtttgtttgtttgtttgtatcTAGCAGAACTTATACATTTGTTATACGTGTATGTGATTTTCTATCGTCGAGGCGCCCCTTCGAGCAACTAGCTTATACATACTACTGTTGCAGTTTTATCTCAATACTTGATAAGTAGATATTGTTGTCTTTGGATTTTATAGTCTGCATTATTTTATGGATTATTTTATACATTACTCATGTGAAATATCAATATTACtaaaaaattaatgaataaaatatttatcaatttACTATGTTTTCAAATCTTGAGCACACAAACTTTTGTTCGTACGTGTCTTCGGGAGTAAGTACGATCTACATTCGAAAACACAAGAGTTGATGTATCATTTTTTTGACATGAGGTTTTCAACAATTTCGAATAGGGTTGATGCCTGGCACATTTGCGTCGCAAATTtaacaaaaccgtcgcaaattttttacttgcgacggtttttctGAAACCGTCGCTAACACTTGATTTTTTTGTAGTGATATCCTGTAACAAAGTTTTTTCAACGAATCACGTCGACATCTAGGCGCCTGAGAATGATGAAATTGAATATATTCGAATTCAttacttttttaaaaagtaaaaatataaatataatatttaacatttatgACAAATTAACAATaagaataaataatatttgactCATATCGTAATAATTCTTTTTACTTGTttagaaaatattaataaaaaatttgaactaACTTTATTAAAGTTTTTACAATATTTAAAATACTTTTTGCATTATTATTACatctataaattttatattatgctagatttttatttatttatataatttcaaACTAATAAATGATTAAATTAATACTGAAAGTCCGAACAAAATCTATATCAGTATACATAACGAAtaattatcaaaatatttatttattttttttgctcCGTTATCTCGTATTTACAATTTTAAGAGGTAAAAATGCACATTCTATTTAATAaataccaaaataattaaattagtctaATTAATATCTCCactaaatttattatgtttccaGTAGGTGCTATAATTTTATTAGTGACGATACATTCGAAAATTGGTGATTGTACCAAATattaaaggcaaaaacttgtatgagacagtctcacgggtcatattttgtgagacatatctcttatttgggtcatccatgaaaaaatattattttttatgctaagagtattactttttattgtgaatatcggtaggattgacccgtctcacagttAAATATtagtgagatcgtctcacaagagacctactgaatattaaattcaaaacctctaaataatatgttttttttttatagataactgttatttatttgtgaAATCAtcgtaattaatttttttttaaaaataacaagtTAGCAAATTTAGttaaaattatatgattttctgTATAAAATTTGTCTTTAAATCGTTAATTGAAAGCCTGCATCGATtcacaaataaaatcaaaacccatgttttaaaaatataaaagatttataaattttaaaaattgggATCGAAAACCAATAGTATGATTGGTATATGACATTCGAGACACAATTTGTTCTTTgctttcattaaattaattagatgTGGTGATTAATTAATAGAAATATAATGTAATGAATTTAACAAATTGGTTAACCAAAATCTTATATTCATTGTGATGGCTGCTCCTATTACTAGCTCCATGATTAAAGGGTAAAAACAAGAAATAGTACAAATAATTAAAGTTGTATTTGGActgaatgaatttgaaatccatgaatttcgattatattttattgtttacaataaaataatatatgaagTCTTAAATATATACCTTACTTATCTGCACATTAGTTAGACAAGGTAGAATGAATTTCAAAAGTCTCATTTATTGagtaaaattaaaatacatcTTATTTAACATGAAACACTGTATAAATATAGAAGATGTTGACTTCTCTGAAACtacaaaaataatttgaatgtaTTTAAAAGCtattgatttgaaatccatCGATCCTAATGTTacctaaaattatttttagttatcTTTCGGCAAGCCACATGACAGAAGAATCACATATATTATTTAGACAAAGAAAGCAAATGCCACTTTGGTGTTATTTGGTGAATTATATTCCTTAACCATTCGATTTAGTCGAACCATTATTATTTGGAGAATTAGGTAATGTGGTCCCAACACCACAAGATGGAGTAGACGTCCGGATAATAAatagtatgtctcttgtgagagtatctcacgaatatttagttgtgagacgggtcaaccctatcgatattaacaataaaaaataatactcttagcataaaaaagtaaaaaaatttcatggataacccaaataagatatccgtctcacaaaatacgacctgtgagaccgttacacaagtttttgccaataataaattataataccCACACAAGATTTCGTCCATTTTTGGTGCGGCAAGAGGTGCAAACGAATCAAATCGATCATAACAATATTGGATTATATTGTTGactaatattttttgaaaaatcaaagTACTAATAaaactaataaaaatatataatagaatcCACCTCAATATCCATTCCATTTTTTTTCAGTCTTAGGCTAAAATTTATCTGGGTTACGGGCTAAAGAATAATTtatatatgacaaaaacttgtgtgagacggtctcacgtgtcgtattttgtgagactgatatcttatttgggtcatccatgaaaaatattacttttatgctaaaaatattacttttattgtgaatatcgataggattgaccgatctcacagataaagattcgtgagatcgtctcacaagatacctacttttatatatttatataaaataaacaaaattgaaacataataataaaaataaaaataagtgaGATGCCCACAATTGCACGCTTCAAATGGCATATACTCATCAAGTGAGCAAGGCAAGCCTGTCCAAATCTCACCAACCCCACCCAAACATACACTAAccacaacaaaaaaaaatttacacaaaatattattacaattttttttaaataacttaAAGTCACTTTCGCCATTTTCGCAACTAAACCACCAACTTTTTCCACCCACGCCACCATTCATGATAATGTGTACACcaattattaaagaaaaatttcaaaaattattatttttataacatTTTTTGTTATTACATTGgaataattattcaatttttgatttattatatCTTATAGTAATTATTTGTGTTGTGAATGGTATATGAACCAATTAAACTGAAATAGGATTTCAGCATATCATATTGATAAATTTGGATAAAATAGTgtattttagtaaatttatcGTAATAGAGTTTTATAAATATTATACATAATTataatggcaaaaatttgtgtgagacggtctaacgagtcgtattttgtgagacgaatttcttatttgagttatccatgaaaaaccatcactttttatgctaagagtattactttttattgtgaatatcgataggattgacctgtctcacagataaagattcgtgaaaccgtctcacaagagacctactcaattaTAAATTAGTATATTTTATACTCAtaaaaaacaccaaaaacagAAGTTTAGATAGTACAgacatatattatttattttataattttcaacaaaGAAAAACATCGTTTCTAATTACAATGCTCGAAAAGAAAATGACACTAAATGCATGTCTGTGATGCTTGTGTCATTGCGCAATGGATAACCAGAAACCATCAAATTATATCCCGGCAACATTTTCAGTGATCGACTTTGGGACTCCCGGCGACATCAACGACGAATCTGTATCGAACGTCATTCTTCTCCAGCCTCTCGAAGGCGGTGTTGAGATAGTCCAGTTTCACTACCTCAATGGTGGAAGCAAGGCCTTTCTCTTTGCAGAATTCGAGCATTTCCTCTGTCTCCTTCATGCTACCGATGAAACTTCCCGTGATCGTTTTTCTCCCTGTGTCGAGTTAGAACAGATAAAATTCTTTGTGATCATGTACAAGAACAAAAATGTCCCATCTTGGCTATGGACAATTCTACGGCATATATACTTTGAATAACATTGCACACAAATTGCATACTTTTAATTACTTGATGAATATTTCTAGAGATGAAATAAGCGAGGATTTAGGAACTCACCAAGCATAACCATTGGGGTGATGAACTGCAAGGGAGTATTGATAACCCCCATCAAGATTAACTTTCCATCAACTTTCAACAAAGAGAGATAAGGCTCCAATGGATGGAACACCGGTATGGTGTCGATTATGTAGTCGAGGGAATCGACAACCTTTTGCATTCCAGCCGCATCTGAGCTAACCAAGTAATCATCCGCACCTAGGTGTTCTAACGCCTCTTGTCTCTTCTTGAGAGAAGAGCTTATCACGGTAATGTGGTGCCCCATTGCTTTCGCAATCTTCACGCCCATGTGTCCAACACCTCCAAGTCCCAAAATACCCCCTCTTAGTCCACTTTCTTTGAGCCCAAAATGGTTGAGGGGACTGTAAATTGTCACCCCTGCACATAGTAGTGGTGCTGCCTGTTCCGGTGACATACCATCGGGAATTTTAACCACAAACCTATCAAAAGAAACAGGGGAGCATTCATATACAGATAAATGGAGCGAAATTCGGACTAGAATCCATTCTCTTGTGAAAGGGAGTTTAGGGAGTCTTTTTTAAGCAAATGTTCATCTTATCAACTTGTCAGGTTTAACCTTATCTTCCCTTTTCGGGTTCTTCCTTACCCGCGATTCCTAGCGAAAACAAAAACCAAAATCAGGGCAGCCATGTTTAAGGGACCGTGATTCGACACCTTCCAAATAAGACGATAGTACGGATTAGCAATTCGTTGGACTTCTAGGGAGCTTGTTCACTTATGATTATGAAATGAAGCCCGGCAGTAACAAACTTAACATAGTTACACTATCAAACATTACTTGATAAAACCAAGAAGACTAAATTGGTTGCAACCacgcttacttttgatcaaccaCCATAGCCTCAGCAAATCCCCCTTGAGTGGCTTTTCCATCAGTATATACATCATTGTAGGACCAAATCTTCTTACTGCAATATTGCTCGATTTCGGAGTTGCATGGCCGGCAGTTCCCACAGCATCCCACGATGCAACCAACTCCGACCACGTCACCGGCCCTGAACTTTGTCACCTCGGATCCAACCTCCAACACCTCACCTACCACTTCATGCCTATATAACATCACAATGTGAAGAGGTATAATAAATTTACCATTCACCGTTGAACAAAAAAATGTCTTTTGAGTTCATGGAAACAAAAACATGAAGGTGCTTTCTTACAAAAAGTACAGGGCGAGAGGCGGACCCACAAAAGTTAggtggcaaaaacttgtgtgagacggtctcatgggtcgtattttgtgagacggatctctcaTTTGGGTCATccgtgaaaaatattactttttatgctaagagtattactttttattgtgaatatcggtagggttcacccgtctcatagataaagattcgtgagatcgtctcacaagagacctacaaAAGTTAGGAAACTATTTCCACGtcaaaaaattctaaaaatttaTTATCAAACTTTTTTTTTAGCTTTTAAAACAGTCTTGTTAGCCACAGGATTGCCTCATTTACTTATGCCTTTGCCTTGAAATGGACAGAAGTAAAGACAAATCCAATGGGCACAAGAAAATGCAAAACGCACATACGTATTCGAATACACCAAAA from the Primulina tabacum isolate GXHZ01 chromosome 8, ASM2559414v2, whole genome shotgun sequence genome contains:
- the LOC142554098 gene encoding LOW QUALITY PROTEIN: cinnamyl alcohol dehydrogenase 1 (The sequence of the model RefSeq protein was modified relative to this genomic sequence to represent the inferred CDS: inserted 1 base in 1 codon), coding for MGSLEMEKKIVGWAARDPSGVLSPYTYTLRTTGAEDVYVKVICCGICHTDVHQIKNDLGMSNXPMVPGHEVVGEVLEVGSEVTKFRAGDVVGVGCIVGCCGNCRPCNSEIEQYCSKKIWSYNDVYTDGKATQGGFAEAMVVDQKFVVKIPDGMSPEQAAPLLCAGVTIYSPLNHFGLKESGLRGGILGLGGVGHMGVKIAKAMGHHITVISSSLKKRQEALEHLGADDYLVSSDAAGMQKVVDSLDYIIDTIPVFHPLEPYLSLLKVDGKLILMGVINTPLQFITPMVMLGRKTITGSFIGSMKETEEMLEFCKEKGLASTIEVVKLDYLNTAFERLEKNDVRYRFVVDVAGSPKVDH